The following coding sequences lie in one Pseudorca crassidens isolate mPseCra1 chromosome 2, mPseCra1.hap1, whole genome shotgun sequence genomic window:
- the HMGB4 gene encoding high mobility group protein B4: MGREVQLRPKANVSSYIHFLLDYRNKFMEQKPNTHLGFKEFSRKCSEKWRSISKHEKAKYEALAKLDKARYQEEMMNYPGRKKKRKRDPGAPRRPPSSFLLFCQDHYAQLKWENPNWSVVQVAKASGKMWSAMTAYDKQPYEQRAAFLRAKYREELGIYRKARKKSLQRSAKNRRRRFKETVRRN, from the coding sequence ATGGGAAGAGAAGTCCAGCTAAGGCCCAAGGCAAATGTCTCTTCTTACATCCACTTTTTGCTGGATTACAGAAACAAGTTCATGGAGCAGAAGCCAAACACCCACCTTGGCTTTAAAGAGTTCTCTAGAAAGTGTTCGGAGAAATGGAGGTCTATCTCAAAGCACGAAAAGGCCAAATATGAAGCCCTGGCTAAGCTCGACAAAGCCCGATACCAGGAGGAGATGATGAATTACCCTggcaggaagaagaagagaaagcgGGACCCCGGCGCACCCAGACGACCTCCATCGTCCTTCCTACTCTTCTGCCAAGACCACTACGCCCAGCTCAAGTGGGAGAATCCAAACTGGTCAGTAGTGCAGGTGGCAAAGGCCTCGGGGAAGATGTGGTCAGCAATGACAGCCTATGACAAGCAGCCCTATGAACAAAGGGCAGCTTTCCTGAGAGCAAAGTACCGAGAGGAACTGGGCATCTACCGTAAGGCCAGGAAGAAGAGCCTCCAAAGGTCGGCTAAGAACCGGCGCAGACGGTTCAAAGAAACTGTCAGACGCAACTGA